attattgtgttttgtcacatgcatgttttgccttgtatctttgtacaaatggttttgtgcatttacgagtgTAGCTTGTTCTTTATGCACTCGTATCATTGTggaaaaaatcttgacatctatgtgactgttgtaaatagatcttcaaacttgtcatgaatgattagtcaatggttttgttgatcttgagacttgtatagacttgtgcctatatatcttcccactcttttattttttgcttaaagagctcaaccaatgtaaatctcaaaatgaagagataatgagctgcaaaagccgtcgcacatactagtattcgattaggaaaaagggaaaacgactaatatgataaatttataatgcccaaaaagccaaaggcttgttcatcaaattgaaatatcaaaaatttcaggcattaATCTTAAAATGAGATGTACtaattcaaaatgatcaaatggtATGCTGTGtatgaagccaaatgaaaagcttcaaatttATGTATTCAAGTTTTGTGGggggtcatatatgcatacttctataattgagattggtcaCTTTTCCTCGTGCTAATtttgtatgtcttggttgaattgatcattgaaacttcacattagtctaaggactatctcatctttgatacccacacacatcacacatgcttatgttcaatgaatgccttattcatttgtatgattgtacttgattaaatgtgttgcaCTTACTCAATCATATGttgatcaaacaaaaaatgatttttgagtgttttaattgtttttgttttgaaaaatttcaaaaactgtgCAACTCTGTTTTGGCAACTCACTCTCACAGGTCAATCCAGTCGTGAGCCCTCAGTCGTGAGCTTACTTAGAAGCTTTTGCGACTCTCTGGCGAGTCAAGCCCCCAGTcgtaaaatatttcaaaaatctagGTTTTTAGCATTTTCGTGACTTAGTTTGGCGACCAGTTCACGAGTGGAAGCTCTAGTTGTGAGTTTTACTCAGAATGCTTTACGATTCCTTTCGCGACTTACTCACGAGTGGACCTTCTAGTCACGAAAAACactttgacaattttttcaaaatttgtcaCATGGGATTTTGGTGACTTAAACTGGCGACTTGTTTGTGACTcattccagtcgcgaaaaacgcatGTTTTGCACAATGAGGGTTATTTTCAGGAcagtttttaaaaacttttcatttttccctcgCATCTCGTGACTATTCATTGTCTTGTCCGTCTGTCCCTCTTCGAAAATCATCGTTTTCACACACAAAACCccccattttcttcatcatttctttaccaatcttcaagaaaaggtatgggttttgtcTCTTTCTCAGTGTATTTCACGTTTGTAGCCCTAGATTTCTTGGATTGTGTGTTTTTGgtgagatttgaaaatatgatgTTTGAATATGGTTTACTGatgtttttttggttatgtgTTTTTACACTTTGCCCTTTGCCCTAGGGTACACATGGTGACGTTTGCTGCACACACACACTCTTTGATATGATTGAGACCTTAATGTCATGATTTTAggcttttattcaaaaattctGATTTGGGACTAACTTCGTGCTAATAAAGTTTGTTGTCATGTGTGGGTTCTTTTGGTCTTTGATATTACATGATACAGCTTGGAAATGCCTCTGTTCAAGAGATCAGCTGTGAAAGGAAGTAGTAGTAAAGGAAAAGAACCAGTGATTGATCTTGAGAGCTTTACTCCTAATGCCAAGAAGTCTCGATCATTGACTGGATTCTATGATGTCAGCAAGTTCAGATCATATACAGCGTCACAGGCTTATGAGAATTACTTCAAGGATGCTCCCATGTTAGTGGAAAGGGTGCTTGAATAGGGTTCTCTTCTGGATACGAACATTCTGAAATGGTTTGTTGACAAGGATTGGAACTTCCCCCTATCCAGCTTAGAAGAACCGTATGAACATATGGTGAAGGAATTCTATGCAAACGCCATTTCTAAAGGGGATGAGCTGAAATGTTAGGTTAGAGGACAACACTTCACAGTAACACCTTACTATCTTGCTAACATTTTGCACATCAACCGGCCAATGTTTCCAAAGCCACCGGTGTATGATGGCTTAAATCCAGAGGAGGATTTACTTCGGGACACTTTTGGAGATAACTTGGAATTCTCTTCCAATGGGAAATCAATTAGTGTTTCCTCACTATCTCCAGAATTGAGGGTGCTTACAACAATCATGTTCCACAATCTCTATCCTCTATCAAGCACCGGATACATGAATCTCGGTAGAGCCTTGTTCCTTCATGACCTGATTACTGATGAAGAGATCAATATTTGCACTCATATATTCCATATTTTAAGCAAAACTACTGCGAGAACTGCCTCGAGGAATTGCATTCCTTTCTGCTGCCTCATTTCAAAGATTTTGAAACTCAAAGGCATTCATCCATTGGAAGATGAGTCTCCCTACCCTAagccaagtccaatcaacattcAAACGCTCAATCCTAGCATTGGTCATAATCGGAAAGGAATCAAGATAGAGAGTCCAGCTCCTCATGGTGGTTCATGCTCTAGCTTACACTTCTATGATGAGAAGTTAGACAACATTATGACATCCGTCCATGACATAAGCACTAAGATGTCTGGACTTGCCTCTCTCCTGTACTCTTACAACATCCGTTGTGATATGAAGTTCACTTTTCTCCAAACTCAATTGAACCAAATTCAAAGaaagttagaaaaaaatgaGTGACTAgttatttcatgacaaaaaggtgGAGATGGTGcgtgatagggggagtgtatgatagggggagaaagAGTTTGATCAAAGGGGGAGTATTGGAGTGGAAGagcaagagaaagaaagaaggccTACACTTAATTTTTGCTTCACATTATCATATATTAGGGTTTATGTTGTGTATTTAAACCATGCTTCTATGTACCTTTGCTTTGTAGTTTAGTACTTTTAGTTaatattatgcattttctttagtacATTACTTTTGTGcctttgttggattttatatccttgatgcaattactttgtgtttttgtattagttgagtgttggacatgcaaatgatactttgtattgagcttattagcttgcatgtcctGATGTTCATTCTTTGTGATCattatttatagtgattgttcatgtttggtcaagccatgcttTATTGTTATACTATTTACTACTTGATCGTattgtgcttgctccatatgcatttcaAGATTTCTGCTTACAATAATCGTCTTGTGTTATTGTTTTTAGGAAAAACTTGTTTGTATTGTTCAAGAGCTTCAAaatttctagagttaggtgtgagtgagttttagaaactgttcccaactcacatgttaagtctagaatctgctttagggttttgtcatggaatagtcaaagggagagattgtaaggttgaatttattcaatcatgtattggctttatttcgtgccaaattttcttgtaatttagcaattagataccctgtatttaggtggaatttatgtaaggatagtgtgtgagagagtattaagaaaactcaagatgtgTGCACTCAAAGGAGTCTCGCGACTGGATTTCAtgactggcaagtcgccaaagtGGCACATGTGTGGAGCATGGaggggagctgaagggtcatgacagctggagcactacaggacaaaaattcCAGTCTGGCTAGGCAGTTAGCTCACGATTCAGACTTGCGACTcgttccagtcgcgaggttgAGTTGCCAGACTGCCttgtttggatgaaaattgacttttcacattcttcATACactctactataaatacccttatacccacaaaatgtagagagtttacagagagatttttgagagagaaacttcagagaaaaacaagattgactcatccataatcttcatcatttgattctttAAATTCCTCTAATCTCACCCTCTctattgacatatccttgagaggtacatttgccaaatccttatctcaccatacccagaTTAGTAAGGAGGTGTTTTGGTGCTTGGAAAGTAGTttagaagggaccaattcatttggttgatgcaatgggcttattgcgggatctggtaagttagagaagacaaggttcggtgtaaccctgttggagcaagaagcatggagggcttaggtgcactgggtagattaggcttggagggtcttctgctattcatgtatcccaacttcattctctagtggattattgaccgcttagagggcggcagAGTGGTTTTTCGttgagtacttcggtttcctcttcgataacacatcgccaTGATATCTTTGtctttgcatctctctttccttattttttaccttttaattactgctgtggttgtgattaatttcaGTTTGGACTGTTTTACCAATTTGGATTTAGCTTATATTCATCTTtctacacatatattgtttgtgtataagcttgtattggttattttgtatttgggggtctaaacgttcattggTGTTTTATATGCTATTTGAATGTTcacttcatgcttgcaaaatttcaaggtgattaaagattaatagttgtGTGATCTATCAATTGTACAAATtcgagtttttgtagtttaaaataacgtataaaagatgagtttatagatcgaatggtaaataacatccgattggtatgaaatttggcatgtatgtttagaacatatagaacatgtaatctaacgatgaaattttcaaaatataaattcattaacaagttattgggcagtgtaacattacttagagttacactaattaatattttttaattaaatatgaattttaacaaatcgaCCGTTGGATTATATTATCATTGTATATTCTCCAtccttgcaaaattttaaggtgattaAAGACCAATAGTCATGCGATCTATCAATTGTATAAATtcgagtttttgtagtttataataacatataaaagatgagtttatagatcgaatggtaaataacattcaattggtatgaaatttggcatgcatgtttagaacatatagaacatcttctcaaaaaaaaaaaaaaaaaaaaaaaaaagaaagaaaagaacatatagaacatgtaatccaacagtggaatattcaaaatatacatttattaacaaattattgggtagtgtaacattacttagagttacatcaggtataacttgaatccaacccatatatatatatatatatatatatatataatcatttggCACGtgatttaaaattacaaaaattgataaaattttatcgTGGTATTATTAAAACAATTACTAGCCATTAAGAATAGTCCACCCTCACTTAAGGTATAAAGTTCTATACAGTTTTCTACGTATTTTTGAAGTCTGTCCATGATCTCGCGTGAGTGGATTGCATTTTGCTCAAGGTAActattcaaaaattttgataaaacctaatacaaaattttttcttctcctcgcctataatttttcttaaacaaTCACTTCACTTGAGTGAAATGCGAAATACTAAGAAATAGTCCTCTTTattctttgattctaaaaaaaaaaaaaaaaaaaaaaaaaaaaaagtcttctctattcttcatttttagacttaaaaaaaaatgagactaaCAAACATACTACATTATAGATAAAATAAGCCCGACTTGTTTTAGCACGAAATGCGAATTACCAAGCTTGTTTTTGCATAGATAACTCAACCTCTTATTTTGCGCAAAAAAATGACTTGAAGGTATGATATTTTTGTACGAAATAAGCTTGACTTGTTTTCACAagatatatacacacacacacacatatatatatatatatatatatataacacaattCATCACCAGATTGTAATATTCATTTTCAATTTAGATTAATTACATTAAAAACAATTACTCCACTCCTATTGAATTCTATTTATTGATTTAATGTTATaggtatataaatttttattggttaaatTGTATCATATTTCTACccaaattaatagaaaattccCTAAATACTTCCGAAAAGAATCCACAATTACGTATTTAGCAACTTACTCGGATTCTAAACCATTATTTTTCTCCAAAGTTAATGCAATAATATTCTTAAtatttgcaattttttgtttGGCAATGCACAAGGCTATAACTTCACATAAATTTTCTTGCCTAAAACACAATCATAGGAGTAAAAAATGAATTCCCCAGTCAAAAGTCACAATGCAAATTCAACTTTCACTTGGAAGTCATCCCACTTTGCTATATTTTCCTTGCCAAAGTTGATTGAAGTTCGATTTTCTTGGTTATGGGATAGACATCTTCACATAAACCAAGACAAGTACGTAACACCTTAGAATCCTttattgaaacaattaaaataaagaaatacatatgatttattatataaaataaaggaagagcCTATGAACACCACTATAGTGCGTGTAAAGATGCCAGTTTTATTTAAAGTCTTTTTAAAAAGCACCGAATAATACATAGAGAATTTACTATAGTCTCACAAACATTAATTTTCAATGCATTTAGACTTCccattttattctttattgTGGATACATAGAGAAGCCCGAATTCAAAACGTGGAAGCCTCCGTCTATGACAAGATTATGTCCACTCACATATTTTGAGTCATCACTTGCAAGAAAGAGTGCAGCGTCAGCCACATCCTCTGGCTTGAGATCTTTATCCTTGAGGTTGCCATAAAGACGGGCAACTCCACCCTCATCTAGATTAAACAAATCCACTGTCAAAGGTGTAAGAACCACGTAGGGTGACACATTGTTTACACGAATGCCAAAATGTCCAAGCTCAACTGctgtatttttcattaatcCATCCACAGCATGTTTTGAGCTTGTGTAGGCATGTGGTGCAACCGCTCCTATGATTGAGCATACGCTAGCAGTATTGATTATACATCCTTTGCGAGCTGGAATCATCACACGGGCTGCATGTTTGGTACCAAGAAAAGCACCTACTACGTTGATTCTAAGCACATTCTCAAAATCAGCCTGAGTGTTGTCAAGGATGTTGAATTTGGATTCTCCACCAATACCAGCATTGTTATACATAATGTCTAGCTTGCCGTACGTGGAAACAGCATGGTTTACAGCATTTTCCACATCAGTTTCTTTGGTGACATCACAATGGACAAAAGTTGTGGATTGAGGATTTAGTTCTTTGCATACAGAGTGACCTAATTCATCTTGCATGTCTGCGATTACAACTTTAGCTCCATGTTTGGAGAATAGTCTTGCAGTGGCTGCACCAAGGCCACTAGCCCCACCTGTAATTAGTGCTACTTTTCCTTCTAGCCTGTCACATTTTTACATAATATTATctcttagtttttttatttgtcaacAATTTGGATATGGCACGACAATTTCTAAaagttatgtaataaaatttgtattatcccTAACACTActcatacaaaaattatttacttggagagaggttttttttcaTAGAATATTGTTctttaacaaattaaacaaagaggaaaaatagctaaaattttttccataCCTTCTTGCTTCCGGTGGGAGTACTGAGAAACTTCCCATAGTCGGTGGAGTTGGAATATGTGTTGAAAACATGATTTGTAATCTCTAACTTATATAGAGGCAATGTCACACCCCCTTCATTACCAAGTGTGACATAATAATTGTTTGTTTACTACAAATAGCATTGCTTCCCTCAAGGACCGGTTCAAATCAAGTTTATTTGACTAATTCTATAATTCTATCAAGGTTTGCATCATTGACTAATTCTAGTTCCAGCTTTTCACAATTATCTACACAGTCATTccgcaaaaaaatattaaggtcTGATTGGTaggaggaatttttttttttttttttcaaaacattataaaaacaattttttaaaaattgcactTGAAACTAATTTTCAGATAAGAATTTGTATATTATACGTATTTGGCTCCcaattttaagaacaatttttaaaagattaaaaacaaaaaataattgtttgaaGTGTGGGAattctttaaacaaaaatacatatttggctcatcataaactttttttttttttctttttttaatgatagtTTCATATTTGAAGTGTGAGAATTCTTTTGTGATAAAGATAAGCTCATTAATTTAAGAGATGAAAGAGTTTGAACAAATATGTGGAGTccaatgttttcaatttatttacaactatatcATTAAAAACGTTTTTAGTATCCTGAAAACACCCCTTTAGCTGTTTTTGAAATCCTATTCTAAATCAGGAAAATAGGAtacagttttttgaaaactatatttagaaaatattagccaaacaataaattcaagtatGGAACCTATAGTTTTATggattgcaaaacaaaaaattatatttaaatactcttatCAAACAAGCCCTTATCTACACAGACGTGCATTTACTATCTTTTGCTTGATTTAATATGTTTGATCACTATTTTGACTTACAGAGTTGAGGGTTTCTCTACGCTAGAGTTTTTAACTCCCACTCAAACTCTCTAGCTAGTAGAAATTGTTTTTggcaaaaacaccattttggttcctacattttggGGCCATGGTCAATCTTTAATCTTCATCTCTCCATCTCTCAATTTCTTTAAGTCTTAAATGTCAAAAGTTGAAACCAAAAAGCCCACTTGTCTCCTAAAGAAATAGAGCACAATCAATTCCTTCCTTCGTGGTTATCTTATCTCCCTCTTCTCAAGCCACTCTCTCAAACAAAATCAGAATAAAAAATCCCACCATCAACTAACACCTTCATCCTAGAAGCTAACCATTTGAGACCCACAAGCCACCCACCAGACCTCCATCAACTAAAGGCCCCAAACCAACAATTGAAACCCATCCCTAATCTATTGGGTATAAACCCATCCCAAAAGCATTTCTTGGTGTTTGGAGTTTAGAAACAGTCTAGTACCACGACGTCGTATGACGAATCTACTTGGTACTacaacaaaagatttttttgatttggttgtgggtttgatttggaTGTGTATTTGAGTGAGCCTCTGTTTGTTTCAtgagaaaacaagagaaaaactAAACGAAATGTCTGATTGATGAGATGTCAACGGTTGTTGAAGCAAACGCTGAAGCTCCTCCACGAAGTTGCTGAAGATGGGTTTGTAGTTTGTAATTTGTGAGAAAGTTTAGATTTGGTTAAACTCTCCAACTATAGATTCTGGGTTAGGGGAAGAAGAACAATGAATGGTGTTGAGCCAAAAAATATTTGGTAAGTAAATGATGGcgtaaaaattttgtttggttagtAATTGCAGATTCTGGGTTCGGGGGAAGAACAATGAAGAACATTgtgtaaaagtaaaattaattatcttttgattaagaaaattgtaagaaaaataaaaaataaaacaaagaaaggaaaaaattatttaaaaaaaaaaaaaaaaaaaagctgatgGAGATTTTTTTTGCCATGTAAGCGTTGAGTGGTTtctaaaattcaaacacatcaacattttatttaatattttaatattaggtgTGCCAACAATGCAATCCGTTTGTTATGTGGGCATTTTCTGCTAGTGAGTTAACGGTAAGAATCAAATTAattgcaaattgaaaataacaggGACTAAATTGACCGCTATCAAactgtagggaccaaattgactgtgaccccaaaatgtaatgactaaaatggtgttttcaccaaatttttttctcttctctaagagaataaaataatcttttattGACTAGTTTGTTCCTCTAGTAACAAGTGTACTAGTAGGCATTGTTGGTCCCCTTTTGTGGGGTTACCGGAAACACTTTAGTATTGGGGATGGAGGATATTACTCAAACGTGGAGTAAGCTGTCACTATCgaatagagaaggaaaaaatgTCGTTTTAAGATTCAAGAAACATAGTCAAGAATTTGTGTTGGCAGCGAAGTTCCTTACTAAacgttttctaaaaattgatgcGGTTGCTCGAACTTTCAATCCCCCGTGGCGATCAACTAAAGGCTTTCATATTAGGGATGTAGGTAACAAAAACtgctcctctttttttttttttttttttttttttaattgaagccGGACTTGGAGAGTTTTCCAAGGCCAGCCATGGTCATACAATAAAATCTTATCCTCTTTCAGAAGACATCTAAAACTACTCCCGCCGAGAGCCTGGAGCTTAGCTCAGTGCCTTTCTGAGTACAAATTCACAATCTCCCAATCTAGTATTTGGAACTAGAGGTGGCTTTGAGTTTGGGTGCTACGTTGGGACAGGTTGATAATAGGTGCGAAGCTTTTGAGATGTGTGGGCAGTGACGGCTCCAGGAATTTttttcagggtgttcctgggtGGGCTTGCccaattacaattttttcttttttagattttagttgaaattttttttttttagttttttcttttttgcttgaaaacaatgttatgaataccgtttTGGACCCTGTTTCGATTTGTTTCGTGGAATGGAATATTTTGGTATCGATCTATTTCGATGTACAGTTTCAGAGTGTTTCggggtttctaaaaaaaattaaaaataatatatatttatattttcttatacaacataaaattattgaacCAAATAAGTAATcctcaaataaaacaaatcat
This genomic stretch from Quercus lobata isolate SW786 chromosome 3, ValleyOak3.0 Primary Assembly, whole genome shotgun sequence harbors:
- the LOC115979366 gene encoding momilactone A synthase-like — protein: MFSTHIPTPPTMGSFSVLPPEARRLEGKVALITGGASGLGAATARLFSKHGAKVVIADMQDELGHSVCKELNPQSTTFVHCDVTKETDVENAVNHAVSTYGKLDIMYNNAGIGGESKFNILDNTQADFENVLRINVVGAFLGTKHAARVMIPARKGCIINTASVCSIIGAVAPHAYTSSKHAVDGLMKNTAVELGHFGIRVNNVSPYVVLTPLTVDLFNLDEGGVARLYGNLKDKDLKPEDVADAALFLASDDSKYVSGHNLVIDGGFHVLNSGFSMYPQ